AATATGGGATCCTACCAAAGTATATGATCGTTTAGGTTTAGAAGAAGAGAAAATGAAGATAATTGATACAGAACTGACAAAACTAACAATTCCAGTACGACCTGGACGAAATGTATCCGTAATTATCGAAGTAGCAGCTATGAATTACCGTTTAAAGAAAATGGGTGTCAATGCAGCTGAAGAGTTTTCAAGACGATTAGATGAAGTTATTTCTTCAACAGATGAATTAGACGATTAATAGGTAACAGATCGTTAAATATTGAGAGGAGCATAAGATGGATTTATTACTTTTAGACATTAACCCGATAGCCTTCCATTTAGGGCCGATTCCTGTACGTTGGTACGGATTGTTAATTGTATCGGGGATTATTTTAGCATATTTTGTTGGACAAAGAGAGGCTGTAAAACGCGGATTGCCCGAAGATTTTTTAGCTGACTTGTTATTATGGGCAGTACCGATTTCTATCATCTGCGCACGCATTTATTATGTTTCTATGCGTTGGGATTATTATAGTGAAAATCCAGGCAGCATTATTCAAATTTGGAATGGCGGTATTGCTATTCATGGTGCGCTAATAGGTGCATTTGTGACGGCTTACATATTTACTCGAAAAAAAGGGGTAAGCTTTTTACGCGTGGCAGATATTTTAGCGCCAAGTCTTTTAATTGGACAAATTATTGGCCGTTGGGGCAATTTTATGAATCAAGAGGCATTTGGTGGACCAGTATCCCGTTCATTTTTAGAAAACCTTATGCTACCAGATTGGATTATTAATCAAATGTACATCGAAGAACTAGGCACATATGTACATCCTACGTTTTTATATGAATCTGTATGGAATTTTGTCGGCTTATTAATTTTACTGGCATTACGTAAAGTGAATTTAAATCGTGGGGAAATATTCTTTAGCTATTTAATATGGTACTCAATTGGTCGTTTCTATATAGAAGGTTTACGTACAGATAGTCTATATTTAATTGGCGATATCCGATCAGCGCAGGTCGTTTCAATTATTGGTATTGTCATAGGGCTTGGGGCAATTATTTATCGAAGATTGAAAGTAAAGCCTGCAGTGAAATATTTGGACAATAAGTAAGGAGTGTAAAGGATGGCTGTAAAAGCATTGCTTTTTGATTTTGATGGTACATTATTAAATACAAATGACTTAATCATTCAATCATTTATGCACGTTTTAGAAGAGAGATTTCCCGGGCAATATTCGCCAAAAGATTGCCTAAAATTCATGGGTCCGTCATTAAAACAGACATTTAGTGATTTAACGCCAGGTGAAGAAGACGAAATGATGGCAAAATATCGCGCTTGGAATGAACCGCATCATGATGAGCTTGTGACCGAGTTCCCTGATGTTGTGTCAACTTTAGAGCAATTAAAGTCGATGGGTATTAAATTAGCCATTGTCTCAACAAAGCGCAATGCTATGATTGATCGCGGCTTGAACATTCTAGGTGCTAGTCATCTATTCGATGTGATAGTAGGGACAGATGATGTGCAAAATGTGAAGCCAGATCCAGAGCCAGTTTTACTTGCTTTATCACGTCTAGGTGCAGCAAAAGAAGACGCCATTATGATTGGTGATAATTCTCATGATATTGAAGCTGGGCATAATGCGGGTGTAAGAGCTGCAGGTGTCGCATGGTCAATTAAAGGGGAACAATATTTACAGCAGTTTAACCCAGAATATATATTGCAACATATGAAGGATTTACTTGATATTGTGAAAGAGGGGTAAATGCATGGCGCGTAAAACAGAAAGATATCGTGTCGAGGGAGCAAACTCGCTATGGAATGTATATGATACGGTGTCCTTTTGGAAGGTGATGAAGTGCTTCATTGTCATTCAAATTGGACGCTTCACACCTTTTTTACGCGTGAAGAACTGGCTGTATCGCACTTTTTTAAAAATGAAAATTGGTGACCAAACATCTATAGCTTTAATGGTCATGCCAGATACGATGTTTCCCGAGCGTATTCATGTCGGAAATAATACAGTCATTGGCTTTAATACGACAATTTTAGCGCATGAATACTTAATTGAAGAATATCGTCTAGGGGATGTCCATATTGGCAATGAAGTGATGGTAGGGGCTAATTCAACTATTTTACCTGGAGTGACGATAGGTGACGGAGCCATCGTGTCAGCCGCAACACTAGTACATAAGGATGTACCAGCAGGCTGTCTAGCAGGCGGTAACCCGATGCAAATTATTTATACAGCAGAACAGATGGCCGAGCGCAAACAGAAGGAAGTTGTGCAATGGTGTACGCCGAAAAAGTAAAAAAAGAGGCTGGATATAATTACTCCATGATGTAATTGCACTAGTTGATGGTAGCGGAGGCGGTGACTCCTGCGGGAAAAGCACAAAACGTAAGACGCAACAAACCGCGCGTTAGCGAGGGTTGCGGCTTACGGTGTGCCCGCGGAAAGCACCGCCGTAGCGGACATCAACGGCGTTGGAAAAAGTGTTAGATTGATTGCAGTCAATCTAACACTTTTTCTTTTGTCCTAGCTATTTTTACGTTATTCAAGCTGTGTAATAGAGATTGATAAAAGTTCCACTTTATATAAATAGGTGTATAATTAACTGAATAATAAGTAATTAAATTTTTAGAGAATTCAGTGCGTAATATATTGACTGAATAAAAGGAATGCGTTAAAATACTTTCATATTCTAATTCTCTAGTACTCTAGTGAGTTAAAGTGAAACGTGAGGAAGTGTCAACATGTCAGCGATTAAAATGTTTGAAAAGCCACTTGGTATGCGCGATAAATTTCCGCAAATTTATGAAAAAGTAGAAGCTGTAAGACATACAGGTCGAAGCTTTTTACGCTCAAGAGGCTATGAATTTATAAAAACGCCTACAGTAGAGTATTTCGATACAGTAGGTAAAGCATCTGCAATTTCCGATGCGCATTTATTCAAGCTTGTAGATAGTCAGGGTAATACGCTCGTCCTACGTCCTGATATGACAACACCGATTGCTCGAGTAGCCACTTCGAAATTATTAAAAGAAATGATACCGCTCCGCTTAGCTTACTTTGCTAGTGTATTCCGTGCACAGGAAACAGAAGGTGGACGGCCAGCAGAATTTGAGCAAATGGGTGTTGAGCTAATCGGTGATCATTCGGTATTTGCGGATGCTGAGGTAATCGCTACAGCAATGGAACTGTTAAAGCAGTTTGGTATAGAAAATTTCAAAGTAACGATTGGACATGCAGGTGTTTTAAATTGTATTTTACAGGACTATACAGAAAGTATCGAACAAGAAGACGCACTACGCACTTTGCTTGTGCAGCGTAACTATGTAGGCTTTGAAGAGGCAGTGGCATCATTTGATTTACCAAAGACAAAATCAGATGCATTGTTACAATTTATCGAAGAGGCAATGACTTTAAAGGAAATTCGAGATATTGAAAAATATGTGCGGAAAAATGACGCATTAGAATATATGCAACAGCTTGCAAAATTGTTAGAAGTTGCTGACTTAGCTCAGTATGTTGCGTTTGATTTTACACTATCAAGCCATATGAGCTATTACACAGGCATGTTATTTGAAGTGTTTGCATCAGGCAGTGGTTTCCCATTAGGAAATGGTGGACGTTATGATGGATTACTTGAAGTATTTGGCTCAAAAGTTGGGGCTACAGGCTTTAGTATTCGTGTAGACAGACTATTAGAAACGATAACAGCGCAAGCTTTGCAAAAGGAAGAAGCTGTCGTTGTGCTATTTGAGGAAGCAGACTTTGAGGTAGCTCTTGATAAGATACAAGCTTTAAGAGCAGCGGGAAAACAAGCGACCTTACAGTTAAGAAGTAGTTTAGTCGATGAAGCAGCCTTTTTAACGCATTTTACTGAGGTAGTTGTTGTTGGACAGGAGGAAGTTCGCGGTGAATGAATTAACGATTGCTATGCCGAAAGGGCGCATTTTTGAAGAGGCATACCAAATGCTTATCGAAGCAGGCTTTAATTTACCAGAAGAGGTTGAGATGACGCGTAAATTAATGATAGAAATTCCTGAAGAAAAAATTCGTTTTATACTAGCAAAACCTATGGATGTTCCTGTGTATGTCGAGCACGGTGTTGCAGATATAGGCATTGCCGGAAAAGATGTCTTATTGGAACAACAGCGAGTCGTCCATGAGCTTCTTGATTTAAGAATAAGTACATGCTATATCGCATCAGCAGGCTTACCTAATACGACGATGAACGAAATTGCGCCACGCATTGCGACAAAATATCCAAACATTGCGATGAAGTACTATAAAGGTATTGGCGAGCAAGTAGAAATTATTGAATTAAATGGGTCGATCGAGCTTGCACCGATGATAGGCTTAGCGGACCGTATAGTAGATATTGTATCGACAGGACGTACCCTTAAAGAAAATGGCTTAGTCGAGTATGAGTTTATTACGGATGTATCCTCGCGCTTAATTGCCAATCCAGTGAGCTATCGAATGAAAGGCGATCGCATCATTGACCTGGTAAAACGCTTAAAGAATTGCGTCGACTAATTAAATATCACGTGCTTCTACTTATATACTAGTTGCAAAAAGAGCGCTGCACGAATTGCTAGAAACCAAAGGGGACTTTTTTCATGAAAATAACAAAGTTAGCAAAAGGTATTTCCTTGAAACGACCACTTGAAGGTGGCAACGAAGAACAATTAAAGGTTGTACGACAAGTATTGGCGGATGTCCGAGCGCAAGGTGACATCGCAGTACGTACATATACAGAAAAATGGGATGGCTTTGCTCCTGACAATTTACGTGTCACAAAGGAAGAAATTGCAGAGGGCGTAAACGCGATAGATACACAGCTATATGCAGATTTAATGGAAGCTGCACAAAATATTCGTCTCTATCATGAGCAACAAAAGCGTTCTGGCTATCGAATGGAATTAGCAGATGGCTCCTGGCTTGGACAACGTATTACTGCGCTCGATGCAGTAGGTCTTTACGTTCCAGGAGGGACAGCTGCATATCCCTCCTCCGTATTGATGAACGTAATTCCTGCACAAGTAGCTGGGGTTAAGCGAATTGTTATTACATCACCTGCTGGTCGTGACGGTAAATTACCTGCTGGCGTGCTTGCTGCTGCTCATATTTTAGGAGTAGAAGAAGTATATAAAATTGGTGGTGCACAGGCAATTGCGGCACTTGCCTACGGAACGGAAACGATTCAAGCGGTCGATAAAATTACAGGCCCTGGCAATATTTTTGTTGCACTTGCTAAACGTGAAGTATTTGGTGAAGTCGCAATTGATATGATTGCGGGACCAAGTGAAATTGCAGTAATTGCAGATGAAACAGCCTTTGCAGATGAGGTTGCTGCAGATCTTTTATCACAGGCAGAGCATGATAAGATGGCTTGTGCCATTTTAGTGACAACATCTGAGCAACTTGCTAATAACGTAGCACTTGAAGTGGAAAAGCAATTAGCCACTTTACCACGTGAAGAAGTAGCACGTGCGTCAATAGAAAATTATGGTGCGATTTATATTG
The genomic region above belongs to Lysinibacillus sp. FSL W8-0992 and contains:
- the hisG gene encoding ATP phosphoribosyltransferase, which produces MNELTIAMPKGRIFEEAYQMLIEAGFNLPEEVEMTRKLMIEIPEEKIRFILAKPMDVPVYVEHGVADIGIAGKDVLLEQQRVVHELLDLRISTCYIASAGLPNTTMNEIAPRIATKYPNIAMKYYKGIGEQVEIIELNGSIELAPMIGLADRIVDIVSTGRTLKENGLVEYEFITDVSSRLIANPVSYRMKGDRIIDLVKRLKNCVD
- a CDS encoding acyltransferase encodes the protein MARKTERYRVEGANSLWNVYDTVSFWKVMKCFIVIQIGRFTPFLRVKNWLYRTFLKMKIGDQTSIALMVMPDTMFPERIHVGNNTVIGFNTTILAHEYLIEEYRLGDVHIGNEVMVGANSTILPGVTIGDGAIVSAATLVHKDVPAGCLAGGNPMQIIYTAEQMAERKQKEVVQWCTPKK
- the lgt gene encoding prolipoprotein diacylglyceryl transferase; protein product: MDLLLLDINPIAFHLGPIPVRWYGLLIVSGIILAYFVGQREAVKRGLPEDFLADLLLWAVPISIICARIYYVSMRWDYYSENPGSIIQIWNGGIAIHGALIGAFVTAYIFTRKKGVSFLRVADILAPSLLIGQIIGRWGNFMNQEAFGGPVSRSFLENLMLPDWIINQMYIEELGTYVHPTFLYESVWNFVGLLILLALRKVNLNRGEIFFSYLIWYSIGRFYIEGLRTDSLYLIGDIRSAQVVSIIGIVIGLGAIIYRRLKVKPAVKYLDNK
- the ppaX gene encoding pyrophosphatase PpaX, producing the protein MAVKALLFDFDGTLLNTNDLIIQSFMHVLEERFPGQYSPKDCLKFMGPSLKQTFSDLTPGEEDEMMAKYRAWNEPHHDELVTEFPDVVSTLEQLKSMGIKLAIVSTKRNAMIDRGLNILGASHLFDVIVGTDDVQNVKPDPEPVLLALSRLGAAKEDAIMIGDNSHDIEAGHNAGVRAAGVAWSIKGEQYLQQFNPEYILQHMKDLLDIVKEG
- the hisD gene encoding histidinol dehydrogenase — its product is MKITKLAKGISLKRPLEGGNEEQLKVVRQVLADVRAQGDIAVRTYTEKWDGFAPDNLRVTKEEIAEGVNAIDTQLYADLMEAAQNIRLYHEQQKRSGYRMELADGSWLGQRITALDAVGLYVPGGTAAYPSSVLMNVIPAQVAGVKRIVITSPAGRDGKLPAGVLAAAHILGVEEVYKIGGAQAIAALAYGTETIQAVDKITGPGNIFVALAKREVFGEVAIDMIAGPSEIAVIADETAFADEVAADLLSQAEHDKMACAILVTTSEQLANNVALEVEKQLATLPREEVARASIENYGAIYIAETMSDAVDAINSLAPEHLEIVTKNAEAVAEQVRHAGGIFIGRYSSEPVGDYFAGTNHVLPTNSTARFASGLNVDDFVKKSSIVYYTEKTWADNAPKIARLARMEGLEGHARAVESRGWEKE
- a CDS encoding ATP phosphoribosyltransferase regulatory subunit yields the protein MSAIKMFEKPLGMRDKFPQIYEKVEAVRHTGRSFLRSRGYEFIKTPTVEYFDTVGKASAISDAHLFKLVDSQGNTLVLRPDMTTPIARVATSKLLKEMIPLRLAYFASVFRAQETEGGRPAEFEQMGVELIGDHSVFADAEVIATAMELLKQFGIENFKVTIGHAGVLNCILQDYTESIEQEDALRTLLVQRNYVGFEEAVASFDLPKTKSDALLQFIEEAMTLKEIRDIEKYVRKNDALEYMQQLAKLLEVADLAQYVAFDFTLSSHMSYYTGMLFEVFASGSGFPLGNGGRYDGLLEVFGSKVGATGFSIRVDRLLETITAQALQKEEAVVVLFEEADFEVALDKIQALRAAGKQATLQLRSSLVDEAAFLTHFTEVVVVGQEEVRGE